Within Paenibacillus sp. RUD330, the genomic segment TCCGACCGCGATTCCGATCAAGGCCGACAGCACGCTCTTCGTGCAGGAATAGATGGAAGCGGGACGATCCGGGCCTCCGGCCGTCCACTCCAGCAGGCTCTTGCCGCCTTGCTCCGCATAGATGCCTTTGATTTTCCAGCTTGCCAATTGCGTGGCCTGCCTGTCCGTCAGCATGATGGCCGAACCGCATCGGGACGTTGCCGCTTCCGTCACGATGGACACCCCCTTATCGATTCCTGCTAGTAGAATGATGCCGGATGCTCCGGCTTATGCGAATGGATTCCAATACACATCCCCCGCTTTATTGAAACAGTCGGGACGATCCAAGTCAAAAAAGGCTCCGCGCTCCGATTATCGAAGCGCGAAGCCTTCCGTCGATTTCCCGAGTTGATCCGCGGAGGCGATCAGCCCGTCTTGCGCAGCTGGTTGCCGCTGCCCAGACGCTGAAGCAGAATGGCCGACAGCTCCTCCGGCCGGCTCCAGACGATCGGAGACAGCCCTTCCAGAAGAGGCTGCCGCTCCGCGCCGCCGTCCTGCACCGTCCAGATGACCGGCACGCCCGAAGCCGCGGCGCTGCCAGTCGCGAGATAGGCTTCCGGCGGATTGCCGGTCAAGTCGGCCAGCAGCAGGTCGGCATCCGCAGCCTGCTGCAGCAAGCTGCGCCCGTCCTCTTCATCCCGGGTCAGGATGCTCGGGATGTAGCCGCATTGCTGCAGCAGCGGCAGCACATGGCCCGTCCACTCCGGCAGCTCTCCGCCCTTGTCGGCGAACACCAGCGCGCAGGTCTTCGCCGTGCGGCCGGACACGGCCAGCTCCGCGCGGCTCCATCCGCCTTCCGTCAGGCTGAACGTCGAGCCCGTCCGTTCGATGAGCTCCCGCTCGCGCAGCATCTCGATGACATAGACCATCTCCTGCAGGTTCTGGGAGTAGGTCAGGTTGTAGCTGCGCGACAGGCGGTGGATGACGACCGGGTCGCCCGGCGACTCGCTGTTCCTGCGCAAGAAGGCCAGCAGCCTGTCGGCTTTCGCTTCGACCGTCGCAGGCACCTGCGGAGATGCCGGCAGCGTCTCGACCTGCTCGCGGCCAAGCCGGATCTCCTTGCCGCAATCCGCCATTTCCCGTATATATGCCGACGCCAG encodes:
- a CDS encoding MarR family transcriptional regulator; its protein translation is MYTKRCLFCDAIVPVKAGPAQEERFIGCDCAPGAEYSLAAGTYDQLGMLPYPRQRELFPLASAYIREMADCGKEIRLGREQVETLPASPQVPATVEAKADRLLAFLRRNSESPGDPVVIHRLSRSYNLTYSQNLQEMVYVIEMLRERELIERTGSTFSLTEGGWSRAELAVSGRTAKTCALVFADKGGELPEWTGHVLPLLQQCGYIPSILTRDEEDGRSLLQQAADADLLLADLTGNPPEAYLATGSAAASGVPVIWTVQDGGAERQPLLEGLSPIVWSRPEELSAILLQRLGSGNQLRKTG